The following are from one region of the Penaeus chinensis breed Huanghai No. 1 chromosome 5, ASM1920278v2, whole genome shotgun sequence genome:
- the LOC125025621 gene encoding zinc transporter 7-like: MMPITIDVEETKLHAPVSRTKVKDLISNLFRLILSDSDARNLFFFLLLNLTFAFVELSYGIWTNSLGLISDAFHMFFDCSGLLVGLAAKVITKWRATDKFTYGYVRAEILGGFMNGLLLLFVSFFILAESVERLIEPPEVKHERLFVVSVLGLLVNLVGIFAFQHGGHGHSHGGGGHGHSHGGGGHGHSHDHGHGHGHGHAHNGHASHGHSHGGGGGGSQIMQGVYLHILADTLGSVGVIVSTILMHMFGWMIADPICSMFIAVLIFMSVLGLLRNSIEILMQRSPRELDGMLSGCFYKISALPGVFSVQEPHFWTLCTGQYVGNIKLEVSAAADPRYVLQQSRAIFNAVGVTQLYIQLDYTTM; encoded by the coding sequence ATGATGCCCATAACCATTGATGTGGAGGAGACCAAGCTCCATGCACCAGTAAGCAGAACTAAAGTGAAGGATCTCATTAGCAACTTGTTCAGACTAATCCTGTCAGACTCAGATGCTCGtaatctcttctttttcctcttgctgAACTTAACCTTTGCCTTCGTGGAGCTTAGCTATGGCATCTGGACCAATAGTCTGGGGCTCATTTCAGATGCCTTCCACATGTTCTTTGACTGCTCAGGACTTTTAGTCGGCCTGGCAGCAAAGGTGATCACCAAATGGAGAGCAACAGACAAGTTCACATATGGATATGTTAGAGCAGAGATTCTTGGTGGGTTTATGAATGGGCTCTTACTCCTGTttgtctccttcttcatcctggCAGAGTCGGTCGAGCGGCTCATAGAACCACCTGAGGTTAAGCACGAGCGCCTCTTTGTTGTTTCTGTCCTTGGTCTCCTTGTAAACCTTGTTGGAATTTTTGCATTCCAGCATGGTGGTCACGGACACAGTCATGGTGGTGGCGGCCATGGGCACAGTCATGGAGGGGGTGGACATGGGCATAGCCATGATCATGGACATGGGCATGGACATGGGCATGCGCACAATGGTCATGCATCCCATGGACACTCtcatggaggtgggggaggtggctCACAGATCATGCAGGGGGTCTACCTTCACATCTTGGCAGACACTCTGGGTTCTGTTGGGGTCATTGTTTCCACCATTCTCATGCACATGTTTGGCTGGATGATTGCCGACCCCATCTGTTCCATGTTCATTGCCGTTCTAATCTTTATGAGTGTGTTAGGGCTGTTACGGAACTCAATAGAGATTCTAATGCAGAGATCACCACGTGAGTTAGACGGAATGTTGTCAGGCTGCTTCTACAAGATCAGTGCTCTGCCAGGTGTGTTCAGTGTGCAAGAGCCACACTTCTGGACGTTATGCACCGGACAGTACGTTGGAAATATTAAACTTGAAGTGTCTGCTGCTGCCGACCCAAGATATGTACTCCAGCAGTCAAGGGCAATCTTTAATGCAGTAGGTGTAACACAATTATATATTCAGTTAGACTACACCACTATGTAG
- the LOC125025952 gene encoding lysosomal cobalamin transporter ABCD4-like isoform X2 has product MGKVETAKERAGFDLHMFGRLWKIVRIIFPGWCSLPAGLFFLLLFLCALEQYLAYFMGLVASKYYAVFGDRNFDGFITHTLKTCGLILAISSVISVKMYINSVLYITWRQLLDRVLHRLYFSGINYYTLNVLDSNVDNPDQRMTQDVDKLCSSLATITTKVIIAPFQIGYYTYKTYVGTGWLGPVSIYAFFLVGTVVNRIVMSPIVKFVMKQEKCEGDFRFKHMQVRVNSESIAFHVSGPVESCKTNRALDILVRAQQRLFNRQIILNFTRYMFDYFGSIISYLAISIPIFSGKFGEDEDISSIVSAYAFVSMYLVFSLTSLVDLGSQVVVLSGVTHRVAQLVERLLKLQHEWDINTLQASSSFTNITQNLRKRSGSRESTASSSDSRRLIEDSPENEVEVCGEDQTSLDIAFILRDVTISAPGSNKILVSDLQLVIKKGESLLIMGPSSAGKSSILRVLRGLWPAARGTVAHDFPPGPKCVIFLPQKPLMTNGSLLEQIIYPLRLDPNSPVSSETCEEIKSRLDALHMSELVARCGGLQTDPDWNWNDALSPGEMQRVCFLRILYHKPQFALLDEATSALSLDVEEQLYQACLDQNITIISVAHRESLIKYHNYLLNLDGKGGWKKEPVS; this is encoded by the exons AACAGTATCTTGCATACTTCATGGGTCTTGTTGCAAGTAAATACTATGCAGTTTTTGGCGACAGAAACTTTGACGGTTTCATTACGCACACCCTGAAGACCTGCGGTTTGATATTGGCCATTTCATCT GTGATAAGCGTGAAGATGTACATCAACAGCGTCTTGTACATCACCTGGAGACAGCTGCTTGATAGAGTTCTCCACCGCCTCTACTTCTCAGGGATCAACTACTACACTCTCAATGTTCTCGATTCTAATGTTGATAACCC AGACCAACGCATGACCCAGGACGTTGACAAATTGTGTTCGTCAttggcaacaataacaacaaaggttATAATAGCACCGTTTCAGATTGGCTATTACACTTACAAAACCTATGTAGG AACGGGATGGCTTGGACCAGTCAGCATCTATGCCTTCTTTTTAGTTGGCACAGTAGTCAACCGCATCGTCATGTCTCCCATTGTGAAGTTTGTCATGAAGCAAGAAAAATGTGAGGGAGATTTCAG ATTCAAGCACATGCAAGTACGTGTAAATTCAGAATCGATAGCCTTCCACGTCTCAGGGCCAGTAGAATCTTGCAAGACAAACCGAGCTTTAGATATCTTGGTGCGAGCGCAGCAGAGGCTCTTCAACAGACAG ATTATTTTGAACTTCACAAGATATATGTTTGACTACTTTGGTTCCATCATCTCCTATCTGGCCATTTCAATACCCATTTTCAGTGGGAAAtttggtgaagatgaagatatttCGTCCATCGTTAGTGCC TATGCCTTCGTCTCAATGTACCTGGTGTTCAGCCTGACCTCACTCGTGGACTTGGGCAGTCAGGTAGTGGTGTTGTCAGGCGTGACACATCGTGTCGCTCAATTGGTCGAGAGGCTGCTCAAACTCCAGCATGAATGGGATATTAATACACTTCAG GCCTCATCTTCCTTTACTAACATTACGCAGAATCTCCGAAAGCGATCTGGGTCAAGAGAAAGCACTGCGTCATCTAGTGACTCAAG ACGCCTTATTGAGGACTCGCCTGAAAATGAAGTCGAGGTGTGTGGGGAAGATCAGACATCCTTAGACATTGCCTTCATTCTGAGAGATGTCACTATTTCAGCCCCAGGATCAAATAAGATACTGGTTTCAG ATTTGCAGCTGGTCATCAAGAAAGGTGAGAGTCTGCTGATCATGGGACCAAGTTCTGCTGGAAAGTCGAGTATCCTGAGAGTATTGCGCGGGCTGTGGCCGGCTGCTCGAGGTACTGTGGCTCATGACTTCCCACCAGGACCCAAGTGTGTGATTTTCCTTCCACAGAAACCTCTTATGACTAATGGCTCTTTATTGGAACAG ATCATCTACCCTCTGCGCCTAGACCCCAATAGTCCCGTTAGCTCAGAGACATGCGAGGAGATCAAGAGTCGTTTAGACGCGCTCCACATGAGTGAGTTGGTTGCCAGGTGTGGAGGCCTACAAACGGATCCGGATTGGAATTG GAATGATGCCTTATCACCAGGAGAGATGCAGCGGGTGTGTTTCCTGCGCATTCTTTACCACAAGCCACAGTTCGCTTTGCTGGACGAGGCAACAAGTGCTCTGAGCCTCGATGTTGAAGAGCAGCTCTATCAAGCCTGCCTGGACCAGAATATCACGATTATTAGCGTTGCACATCGAGAGTCTCTCATTAAGTATCACAATTATTTACTCAATCTTgacgggaagggaggatggaagaaggagccAGTGAGTTAG